One Solanum pennellii chromosome 9, SPENNV200 DNA segment encodes these proteins:
- the LOC107031739 gene encoding alkaline ceramidase-like, giving the protein MEDGIFFWGPVTSKEWCEPNYVQSSYIAEFFNTISNIPCILLALIGLVNALRQRFEKRFSVLHMSNIILALGSMTYHATLRQMQQQGDETPMVWEMLLYIYILYSPDWHYRSTMPTFLFLYGALFAIVHSQLRFGIGFKVHYALLCLLCAPRAYKYYIHTEDTLAKRLAKLYVATLLVGAACWLCDRLFCKQIQGWYVNPQGHAVWHVLMGFNSYFANTFLMYCRAQQREWNPKIKHLFGFFPYVKIEKPKTQ; this is encoded by the exons ATGGAAGATGGCATATTCTTTTGGGGCCCTGTAACATCTAAAGAGTGGTGTGAGCCAAATTATGTGCAGTCATCCTATATTGCAGAATTCTTCAACACCATTTCAAATATCCCATGCATTCTCTTGGCTCTAATTGGTCTTGTGAACGCCCTTAGACAACGGTTTGAGAAAAGGTTCAGTGTCCTTCATATGTCAAACATAATACTTGCCTTGGGGAGTATGACATATCATGCCACTTTGCGGCAGAT GCAACAGCAAGGTGATGAGACACCAATGGTCTGGGAGATGCTTCTGTATATCTATATCCTCTATTCACCAGATTGGCATTATCGGAGTACAATGCCCACCTTTCTGTTCCTTTATGGTGCGCTCTTTGCCATTGTGCATTCACAGCTTCGCTTTGGCATTGGTTTCAAGGTTCACTATGCACTTTTGTGCCTTCTTTGCGCTCCTCGTGCATATAAGTATTACATTCATACAGAAGACACATTGGCTAAGCGCCTCGCAAAGTTATACGTGGCAACTTTGTTGGTCGGAGCTGCTTGCTGGCTATGTGATCGATTATTCTGCAAGCAGATTCAGGGCTGGTACGTTAATCCACAGGGCCATGCAGTTTGGCACGTCTTAATGGGCTTCAACTCGTACTTTGCAAATACATTCTTGATGTATTGCCGTGCTCAGCAACGTGAATGGAATCCCAAAATCAAGCACTTGTTTGGTTTTTTCCCCTATGTGAAGATTGAGAAACCAAAAACCCAGTAG
- the LOC107031540 gene encoding uncharacterized protein LOC107031540: MYGQPPRNGGGGGGWRIPPPQSQPQQQIPYLGFQNPNFVPYPFFPNPNFPIQNPNFVNYPFQQFQQPPPQQSFQFQQPPPQQSFPRGNNQVDGAALNFGEHENVQQNPIFQVQQQPSNKEGIERIDKAVIKARKDLVEAGKNVSAWEVSQAALVILNADTWDSLGFKVQEVPSLQSLIVTEGKINAFIHCFVGVQSITTLCDLEVAICKNERVELFEDLELGPLVKHPLIIHYFSISLDVSEVFKITSKEIMFFLSEFVDADKSRKIRLDEFMNFITEKKSAGSRENLCVRIQNLRMYVTLIHEAKQFEMSTINKYIHVVKKKSSKNTKNRPLLSSEKKQLDEHFNAMCERIKSFSSAKKEFCGTHIRFLSSSESESSDDYQDGSAACSPAGNIISDIPTTCPYPSASEEMMRLGLKAEDDFGLLTASGSDRYSKDIRQSKSKRKHDDVHSSMALPKKAFKRDASTHSNKKGSKLSQTWKDESDGSNDFSNGDDSIKSFVNTWKEACRTNNVDEVFQRMLQFYKARKKNKVTKLFSSYPFCGLLQVAVASIKRGMWDSLYDKFQTFQNCGVTNRGTENCADSICIEVESPERNATNLIEKVCESGVTVEDILGKIITYFEGDDNAMSTASSFHEKFFFLLNKFCKLESWLTTQFAVKKFESLGYGDIWHFLEKNMHLFSHTLPRCLTDDMHEKPPLEPPSMLDYQFDLLLSQASQCLWDSEKVDKRRISELLLRQFPLVCLNVAGNDLMIDIENFMKAKKGNMTLKSVVFSETLLKGSAIGKHKESILKETGSEDDVGHSDWILMSKDAMKVLVSAPMLIDLKLWSHWDMIFAPSLGSLVHWLLKDVKTEELLCLVTTCGKVVRVDHSATVESFGNVLLQGSPFETAVKLISLLVLYGGEKNVPNALLKCHARQAFEVLVKNFEEMKSHDIQDSLKHATSLCRQLIHDETTSAMNKKLLSRDRVGKIAPLTSRFVLDCLGYLPVEFWHFAADILLAGVQPFVKDAPLAIIGECDRIEQRLMLHRVGMSLGIVEWVEDKRKLSACSATNLLMSSGSSCLKVAELDCSIDSTFMEEVSNKSTLSANEISLSQDPMRKNENRDTSCSTGDKSYIPPDSSADSARQHSYELESSATRVVESIQQDEFGLQPDLPLVENAILNKQHARLGRALHCLSQELYSQDSHFILELVQNADDNIYPEDIEPTLTFILQDKGIIVLNNERGFSADNIRALCDVGNSTKKGRNTGYIGKKGIGFKSVFRVTDAPEIHSNGFHIKFDITNGQIGFVLPTIVPPCDIDFYTRLASSGSDCNYWNTCIVLPFRSNLLERSGEENIMSMFADLHPSLLLFLHRLHCIKFRNMVSDSIVVMRKEVVGNGIIKISCGEEKLTCLVVSQKLQPGTIRPDTPTTEISVAFTLQETLDGSYNPHLDQQPVFAFLPLRKYGLKFILQGDFVLPSSREEVDGDSPWNQWLLSEFPSLFVSAVRSFCDLPCFKDSPAKAVSAYMSFVPLVGEVHGFFSSLPWMILSRLRTSNCLIIEGMENEWVPPCKVLRNWTQEARNLLPVSLLRKHLGIGFLHKDIVLPDLLARALGIEEYGLKVLLQVITSLCSSDDGLKSMGLEWLCVWLSAVYTMCSNGNDSADFGIESHLMKDLKNIPFIPLSDGKYGSLNEGTIWLHIDSMGTATNDEYALETFSILYSTLRTVSPALLSAAATFGTSCSESSTVDNVTRMLYRVGVQRLSAHQIVKTHVLPFICRDQNGLGHRETMTEYLAFLMFHLQSSCPDCQSERDQIIREVRDKAFILTNHGCKCPKEFPIHFGKEFQNPVDMNKLLHALDFEWHEIEDIYLKHPINKLLSEAVLKWRKFFQEIGITDFVRVLQVENSSSDVCSVRINATLDKDVISSAIAKDWVSEEFVDLLSRLSSTRDKEKSKYLLEVLDSLWDDNFSDKVTGFYFTSTGERKSIDSSFTTILRDVQWIASSMDNELHFPRELFHDCEAVRSIFGDNAPYAIPKVRSEKLLTALGLKTQVTVDDTLAILNVWRAKVTLSASLSQMSKFYTFIWSGMNTSEKKLVEELCNGPFVFVPCKLVASHEAVVPGVFLSSKEVFWHDSTGSVDLLKMVCPEFDSHSVQHTFTKMLCSVYPTLHDFFVKECGVDEHPHFRGYLQILLQLSAAVLPSQGAKNVFHIFLKWIDELNLGSLRSEDISFLKEGLLTKDYLVLATAEDKWVSLHPSFGLICWCDDDKLRKEFQYFDNIKFLYFGQLNDEEKEILQTKFPMFMDKLNIPSISKVVMREAIYDGPTDSSLVASLINWVLPFAQRYMFNVHPEKYLQLSQSGFQNLRCLQIVVVEKLFYRNVIRSSHIASKKQFECSCLLEGNILYATQESDSHSIFMEISRLLSSGTPDLHLANFLHMITTMAESGSNEEQTEFFILNSQKMPKLPESESVWSLANVPLSTDSETGVMSSSRTIDEKNPEKIKKRPGISSSWPPTDWKTAPGFHRSSVCISKGKADSDIQSENNTVGESVMKTWALTATGMTCVENMDNYPESAAVVLGSQGVDHVPGTMMEAFDSLHAMTEPHNLSNSSSDVTERDQLHTATNGNSDIMIETGRLGEYFAFKYFLEKFGEPFVKWVNETNETGLPYDLVVGDDEYIEIKTTRSSTKDWFHITAREWQFAVEKGESFSIAHVFLSPNNTGVVTVYKNPFKLYRLGKLRLALLISKS; encoded by the exons ATGTACGGACAGCCACCGCGCAACGGCGGCGGAGGTGGCGGCTGGCGTATTCCTCCTCCACAGTCACAACCGCAGCAACAGATACCATATCTAGGGTTTCAAAATCCTAACTTTGTTCCTTACCCCTTCTTTCCCAATCCCAATTTTCCGATTCAAAACCCTAATTTCGTAAATTATCCCTTCCAACAATTTCAGCAGCCTCCTCCTCAACAGAGTTTTCAATTTCAGCAGCCTCCTCCTCAACAGAGTTTTCCAAGGGGTAATAACCAGGTTGATGGAGCTGCACTTAACTTTGGTGAACATGAAAATGTGCAACAAAATCCTATTTTTCAAGTTCAGCAGCAACCTTCCAATAAGGAGGGTATTGAGAGAATTGATAAAGCTGTAATTAAGGCTCGTAAAGACCTTGTAGAGGCAGGTAAAAATGTGTCAGCTTGGGAAGTTTCACAAGCTGCTTTGGTTATACTTAATGCTGATACTTGGGATTCTTTGGGTTTCAAAGTGCAAGAAGTTCCCTCCCTGCAAAGTCTCATTGTTACCGAAGGGAAG ATTAATGCTTTCATTCACTGCTTTGTGGGTGTTCAAAGTATTACCACATTGTGTGATTTGGAAGTAGCAATATGCAAGAATGAGAGGGTTGAGCTGTTTGAAGATCTGGAATTGGGTCCGCTGGTGAAACACCCTCTTATTATCCATTATTTTTCTATCAGTCTTGATGTTTCAGAAGTTTTCAAAATAACTAGCAAGGAGATAATGTTCTTCCTTTCTGAGTTCGTGGATGCTgataaaagtagaaaaataagaTTAGATGAATTTATGAACTTCATCACCGAGAAGAAATCTGCTGGAAGCAGAGAGAATCTTTGTGTGCGGATTCAGAACTTGAG GATGTATGTTACTTTAATCCATGAAGCAAAGCAGTTCGAAATGAGCACTATTAACAAATATATCCATGTGGTGAAAAAAAAATCCAGTAAAAATACCAAGAATCGCCCTCTCCTATCTTCAGAGAAGAAGCAGTTAGATGAGCATTTCAATGCCATGTGTGAGCGTATCAAATCGTTTTCTTCAGCTAAGAAGGAGTTTTGTGGTACACACATAAGGTTTCTATCAAGTTCAGAAAGTGAGAGCAGTGATGATTATCAGGATGGAAGTGCTGCATGCAGCCCAGCTGGAAACATTATTTCGGACATACCCACCACCTGTCCGTACCCATCAGCATCTGAAGAAATGATGCGGCTGGGTTTGAAAGCCGAAGATGACTTTGGCCTACTGACCGCTAGTGGCAGTGATAGATACAGTAAGGATATTCGGCAATCCAAGAGTAAAAGAAAACATGATGATGTTCATAGTTCCATGGCTTTACCCAAAAAAGCATTCAAACGAGATGCAAGTACTCACAGTAATAAAAAGGGATCAAAACTTTCTCAGACGTGGAAAGATGAATCGGATGGttcaaatgatttttcaaatgGTGACGATTCAATCAAAAGTTTCGTGAACACTTGGAAGGAAGCATGTCGTACAAACAACGTAGATGAG GTGTTTCAGAGGATGCTTCAGTTCTACAAGGcaaggaagaaaaataaagtgaccAAATTGTTTTCATCATATCCATTTTGTGGGTTGCTTCAAGTTGCT GTTGCATCTATTAAACGTGGAATGTGGGACAGTTTATATGATAAGTTCCAAACATTTCAAAACTGCGGAGTGACCAACAGAGGCACTGAAAATTGTGCTGATTCTATATGCATTGAGGTTGAATCACCTGAAAGGAATGCTACCAATCTTATCGAGAAGGTGTGCGAAAGTG GCGTCACTGTTGAGGACATACTTGGTAAAATTATTACATATTTTGAGGGTGATGATAATGCCATGTCCACTGCAAGTTCATTCCATGAGAAGTTTTTCTTCCTCTTGAATAAGTTTTGCAAGCTTGAATCTTGGTTGACAACGCAGTTCGCTGTGAAGAAATTTGAGTCACTTGGTTATGGGGATATCTGGCATTTCCTGGAGAAAAATATGCATCTGTTTAGTCATACTTTGCCAAGGTGCTTAACAGATGACATGCACGAGAAGCCTCCTCTAGAGCCACCTTCAATGCTTGATTATCAGTTTGATCTGTTGTTATCACAGGCTTCACAATGCTTATGGGATAGTGAAAAAGTAGACAAGCGAAGGATTTCGGAATTACTACTTAGACAATTCCCTTTAGTCTGTTTAAATGTTGCTGGAAATGACTTAATGATAGATATAGAGAATTTTATGAAGGCAAAGAAAGGCAATATGACTTTAAAATCTGTCGTATTCTCTGAAACATTGCTCAAGGGTTCTGCAATAGGTAAGCATAAAGAATCTATATTAAAGGAAACAGGATCGGAGGATGATGTAGGACATAGCGATTGGATACTGATGTCCAAAGATGCCATGAAGGTCTTGGTCAGTGCTCCAATGTTGATAGATCTGAAATTGTGGTCACATTGGGACATGATCTTTGCTCCTTCTCTTGGTTCTCTTGTGCATTGGCTGTTGAAAGATGTCAAAACCGAAGAGTTATTGTGTTTGGTAACCACGTGTGGGAAGGTTGTCCGTGTTGATCATTCAGCCACTGTTGAGTCTTTTGGAAATGTTCTTCTGCAAGGAAGTCCTTTTGAAACAGCTGTCAAACTGATATCCCTGTTGGTCTTGTATGGTGGTGAAAAAAATGTTCCCAATGCACTCTTAAAATGCCATGCACGTCAGGCATTTGAAGTTTTAGTTAAAAATTTTGAGGAGATGAAATCACATGACATTCAAGATTCCCTCAAGCATGCCACATCTCTATGCAGACAGCTCATACATGATGAAACTacatcggctatgaacaagaAATTACTGAGTAGGGATAGAGTTGGTAAAATCGCGCCTTTGACGTCGAGGTTTGTTCTCGACTGTCTGGGTTATTTGCCTGTTGAGTTTTGGCATTTTGCTGCAGATATCTTGCTTGCAGGGGTGCAACCTTTTGTTAAAGATGCTCCTTTAGCTATCATAGGTGAATGTGACCGGATAGAGCAGCGTCTTATGCTTCATCGAGTTGGAATGTCTCTGGGCATAGTggaatgggttgaagataaacGCAAATTGAGTGCCTGTTCTGCCACAAACTTGTTAATGTCTTCTGGATCATCATGCTTGAAAGTCGCTGAGCTTGATTGCAGCATAGACTCAACCTTTATGGAAGAAGTATCAAACAAATCTACCTTGTCTGCAAACGAGATTAGCCTCTCCCAAGATCCAATGCGGAAAAATGAAAATCGAGATACCAGTTGCTCTACAGGTGATAAATCTTATATTCCTCCTGATAGTTCGGCTGATAGTGCTAGACAGCACTCATATGAGCTTGAAAGTTCTGCTACCAGAGTTGTTGAATCTATTCAGCAAGATGAATTCGGTCTGCAGCCTGATCTTCCACTAGTTGAAAATGCAATATTGAATAAGCAACATGCTCGCTTGGGGAGAGCACTCCATTGTCTTTCGCAGGAGTTATATTCTCAGGATTCACATTTTATTCTAGAGCTG GTTCAGAATGCTGATGATAATATCTACCCTGAGGATATCGAACCCACTTTGACTTTCATTCTTCAGGATAAAGGCATTATAGTTCTAAACAATGAACGTGGCTTTTCTGCTGATAACATCAGAGCACTCTGTGATGTTGGAAACTCTACTAAGAAAGGACGCAATACTGGATATATCGGGAAGAAGGGCATCGGTTTCAAATCTGTATTTCGG GTCACTGATGCCCCAGAAATTCATTCCAATGGCTTCCATATTAAGTTTGATATAACTAATGGCCAGATAGGTTTTGTTTTGCCTACTATTGTTCCTCCTTGTGACATTGACTTCTATACCAGATTGGCCTCTTCAGGTTCTGATTGCAATTATTGGAATACATGCATAGTACTTCCCTTCCGATCAAACCTCTTGGAAAGGTCTGGCGAAGAGAACATTATGTCAATGTTTGCTGATCTTCATCCTTCTTTATTGCTTTTTCTTCATCGACTTCACTGTATCAAATTTCGAAATATGGTTAGCGATTCCATTGTTGTTATGAGGAAAGAAGTTGTGGGAAATGGTATCATTAAGATTTCTTGTGGAGAGGAGAAATTGACTTGTCTTGTGGTATCCCAGAAATTACAGCCTGGCACTATTCGTCCTGATACCCCAACAACAGAAATTTCCGTAGCGTTTACGTTGCAGGAAACACTTGATGGAAGCTATAACCCGCACCTGGACCAACAACCTGTTTTTGCATTCCTTCCGTTGAGAAAGTACGGCCTGAAGTTTATACTTCAGGGTGATTTTGTACTCCCTTCATCCAGGGAAGAAGTTGATGGGGATAGTCCTTGGAACCAGTGGTTGTTGTCAGAGTTCCCTAGCTTGTTTGTTAGTGCGGTGAGGTCATTTTGTGATCTGCCATGTTTTAAGGATAGTCCAGCAAAAGCTGTTTCAGCTTATATGAGCTTTGTTCCCCTCGTGGGGGAGGTTCATGGCTTCTTTTCAAGTCTTCCTTGGATGATTCTTTCTAGATTACGCACGTCAAACTGCTTGATAATAGAAGGTATGGAAAATGAATGGGTTCCTCCGTGCAAAGTCTTGAGAAATTGGACCCAAGAGGCTCGTAACCTTTTACCTGTTAGCTTACTTCGCAAGCATCTTGGTATTGGTTTCTTGCATAAAGATATAGTTCTACCAGATTTATTAGCCAGAGCTCTAGGAATTGAGGAATACGGACTCAAAGTTCTACTTCAGGTTATAACTTCTTTATGCTCTTCAGACGATGGTCTGAAGTCAATGGGTTTGGAATGGTTGTGTGTTTGGTTAAGCGCAGTTTATACAATGTGTTCAAATGGGAATGACTCGGCAGATTTTGGAATTGAATCACATCTCATGAAGGACCTCAAGAATATTCCATTTATTCCCCTTTCAGATGGTAAATATGGATCACTGAATGAAGGGACAATTTGGTTGCATATTGATTCAATGGGAACTGCAACAAATGATGAGTATGCCCTAGAAACTTTCTCAATATTGTATTCTACTCTTCGAACTGTGAGTCCTGCACTACTTTCTGCGGCTGCCACTTTTGGCACATCATGCTCTGAATCATCAACAGTTGATAATGTTACCAGGATGCTGTACAGAGTTGGTGTCCAACGTTTATCGGCACATCAAATAGTAAAAACACACGTTCTACCATTTATCTGCAGAGATCAAAATGGACTAGGACATAGAGAAACAATGACAGAGTATCTTGCATTCTTGATGTTCCACTTACAGTCAAGTTGCCCTGATTGTCAATCTGAGAGGGACCAAATTATCAGAGAAGTGCGTGACAAAGCTTTTATATTAACAAATCATGGTTGCAAATGTCCCAAGGAGTTTCCTATCCATTTCGGCAAAGAATTCCAAAATCCCgttgatatgaataaattaCTCCACGCACTAGATTTTGAGTGGCATGAGATCGAGGATATTTATTTAAAGCACCCAATCAACAAATTGTTATCTGAAGCTGTGTTAAAGTGGAGAAAGTTTTTCCAGGAAATTGGGATCACTGATTTTGTACGAGTTCTTCAGGTTGAGAATAGTAGTTCTGATGTGTGCTCTGTTCGCATTAATGCGACATTGGATAAAGATGTTATTTCTAGTGCAATTGCAAAAGATTGGGTGTCCGAAGAGTTTGTCGATTTGCTGTCACGCTTATCTTCAACACGTGACAAGGAAAAAAGCAAGTACCTCTTGGAGGTGCTTGATAGTTTGTGGGATGATAATTTTAGTGATAAGGTTACTGGCTTCTATTTCACTTCCACTGgagaaagaaaatcaattgaTTCTTCATTCACCACAATCCTCCGTGATGTTCAATGGATAGCATCGAGTATGGATAATGAGCTGCATTTTCCGAGGGAGTTATTCCATGATTGTGAGGCTGTGCGCTCAATTTTCGGTGACAATGCTCCTTATGCCATTCCAAAG GTGAGAAGCGAAAAGTTGTTAACAGCTCTTGGTCTGAAAACACAAGTTACAGTTGATGACACTTTAGCAATTCTTAATGTTTGGAGAGCTAAAGTGACTTTGAGTGCTAG TTTGTCACAAATGTCAAAGTTCTACACTTTCATCTGGAGTGGAATGAATACTTCAGAAAAGAAACTTGTGGAAGAGTTATGCAACGGACCTTTTGTGTTTGTCCCTTGTAAACTGGTTGCTTCACATGAAGCTGTTGTACCTGGTGTTTTTTTGTCATCTAAAGAAGTCTTTTGGCATGATTCAACTGGTTCGGTCGACCTCCTGAAGATGGTCTGCCCAGAGTTTGACTCACATTCAGTTCAGCACACCTTCACTAAAATGTTATGTAGTGTCTATCCAACCCTTCATGACTTCTTTGTGAAAGAATGTGGAGTGGATGAACATCCTCATTTTCGTGGATACCTTCAAATATTGCTGCAGCTGTCAGCTGCTGTTTTACCTTCACAAGGAGCTAAGAAT GTATTCCATATATTTCTCAAGTGGATTGACGAGCTAAATTTAGGATCCTTGAGATCTGAAGATATTAGTTTCTTGAAAGAAGGTCTTTTGACGAAGGATTATCTGGTGCTTGCAACTGCAGAAGATAAATGGGTATCTCTGCACCCATCATTTGGGCTCATTTGTTGGTGTGATGATGATAAGTTGAGGAAGGAATTCCAGTATTTTGACAATATTAAGTTTCTCTACTTTGGGCAACTCAATGATGAGGAAAAGGAGATTCTCCAAACAAAATTTCCAATGTTCATGGACAAATTGAATATTCCTTCTATATCAAAG GTTGTAATGCGTGAAGCAATATATGATGGTCCAACAGACTCTAGCTTGGTAGCTTCTTTGATTAACTGGGTTCTACCATTTGCTCAGCGTTATATGTTTAACGTTCATCCAGAAAAGTATTTGCAGCTCAGCCAGTCTGGATTTCAGAACCTGAGATGTCTAcagattgttgttgttgaaaaGTTGTTCTACAGGAATGTTATAAGAAGTTCCCACATAGCATCGAAGAAACAGTTTGAGTGCAGTTGTCTGCTAGAG GGAAACATCTTGTATGCCACTCAAGAGTCAGATTCTCACTCAATATTCATGGAGATTTCTCGTTTGTTATCTTCTGGAACTCCCGACTTGCATTTGGCGAACTTTCTTCATATGATCACAACTATGGCAGAATCAGGTTCCAATGAGGAGCAAACTGAGTTTTTCATTTTGAATAGCCAGAAAATGCCCAAGCTTCCTGAAAGTGAATCTGTTTGGTCTCTCGCAAATGTCCCATTGTCAACAGATAGTGAGACAGGGGTGATGAGTTCTTCCAGAACAATTGATGAGAAAAACCCTGAGAAAATCAAGAAGAGACCGGGTATCAGCTCAAGCTGGCCACCTACTGACTGGAAAACTGCTCCTGGTTTTCATCGATCTAGTGTGTGCATCTCAAAAGGAAAGGCAGACAGTGACATCCAATCGGAAAATAATACTGTGGGAGAAAGTGTAATGAAAACATGGGCGCTGACTGCAACTGGGATGACGTGTGTTGAAAATATGGACAACTATCCAGAATCAGCTGCAGTTGTTCTAGGTTCACAAGGTGTTGATCATGTACCTGGTACTATGATGGAAGCATTTGATTCTCTTCATGCCATGACTGAACCACATAACCTGAGTAATAGTTCTTCTGATGTGACTGAAAGAGATCAACTGCATACAGCCACAAATGGCAACAGTGACATTATGATTGAAACTGGCAGACTTGGAGAATATTTTGCTTTCAAATATTTCTTGGAGAAATTCGGTGAGCCTTTTGTGAAATGGGTCAATGAAACCAATGAAACAGGGCTTCCTTATGACCTTGTCGTGGGAGATGATGAATACATAGAGATAAAGACAACTAGATCATCAACAAAGGATTGGTTCCATATTACCGCAAGGGAATGGCAGTTTGCAGTTGAGAAAGGTGAGTCTTTTAGCATTGCCCATGTTTTCTTATCGCCCAATAATACAGGAGTAGTGACAGTATACAAAAATCCATTCAAACTCTATCGACTTGGTAAACTACGGTTAGCTCTCCTAATATCCAAGTCATGA
- the LOC107029611 gene encoding light-regulated protein, chloroplastic, with the protein MQAALFFTSIPLVKPPKPLTTSPLRCVSTHLKITQIKATPIDTSTVDYSSMNSSVFPAEACETIGGETCDVEMYPETKPKSTASSKNLSMESVDREYLAYNEPKTVFLSEACDDLGGEFCEAKYQTGVY; encoded by the exons ATGCAGGCAGCTTTGTTTTTTACATCTATTCCCCTAGTAAAACCACCCAAGCCCTTAACAACTTCACCTTTGAGATGTGTTTCAACTCATCTCAAAATTACTCAAATTAAAGCAACTCCAATTGACACTTCTACTGTTGACTATAGCTCCATGAACTC ATCAGTGTTTCCTGCGGAAGCTTGTGAGACAATAGGAGGAGAAACTTGTGATGTTGAAATGTATCCTGAAACCAAACCTAAATCTACAGCCTCAAGCAAAAATCTGTCTATGGAGAGTGTAGATAGAGAATATCTTGCCTATAACGAACCTAAAAC TGTATTCTTATCAGAAGCTTGTGATGATCTTGGAGGAGAATTTTGTGAAGCAAAGTATCAGACTGGagtttattaa